The Cloeon dipterum chromosome X, ieCloDipt1.1, whole genome shotgun sequence genome includes a window with the following:
- the LOC135946066 gene encoding forkhead box protein J1-like has translation MKYITLTTALAHQENLPGAIQQDPDSPVACTGGGGGGDECCGDEELRSLSWLQSGDLLRLAPKMPPTPPPSPLPMKPPSPPPLEMYRRQGDKKPPFSYAALIGMAMSAHNNKMTLSAIYAWIRDNFLYYRNADPSWQNSIRHNLSLNKCFVKLPRSKGEPGKGGFWCFDTSSLKVSGSVAQLGRGGVLRLGASRKRKRRRPPPKQSPAPPVSITLAPWVAPLTALHQQQQQQQQQLQEAVAAEAEAAPGMLGPLAPSADITVLCEDDLAGFLGASGSWDETQLELLDSILDSL, from the exons acccGGACAGTCCTGTGGCATGCACcggaggcggcgggggcggcgacGAGTGCTGCGGCGACGAGGAGCTGCGCAGCTTGAGCTGGCTTCAGAGCGGCGACCTGCTGCGGCTGGCGCCGAAAatgccgccgacgccgccgccgtccCCGCTGCCGATGaagccgccgtcgccgccaccgctcgAGATGTACCGGCGGCAGGGCGACAAGAAGCCGCCCTTCTCGTACGCGGCGCTCATCGGCATGGCCATGTCGGCGCACAACAACAAGATGACCCTCTCGGCCATCTACGCCTGGATCAGGGACAACTTCCTCTACTACAGAAATGCAGACCCCAGCTGGCAG AACTCAATTCGTCACAACCTGTCGCTGAACAAGTGCTTCGTGAAGCTGCCGCGTTCGAAGGGTGAGCCCGGCAAGGGCGGCTTCTGGTGCTTCGACACGAGCTCCCTGAAGGTGAGCGGCAGCGTGGCGCAGCTGGGCCGCGGCGGCGTGCTGCGGCTGGGGGCGTCGCGCAAGCGGAAGCGGAGGCGGCCGCCTCCGAAGCAGTCGCCGGCGCCGCCGGTGAGCATCACGCTGGCGCCGTGGGTGGCGCCGCTCACGGCCCTCcaccagcagcaacaacagcaacaacagcagctgcaggaggcggtggcggccgAGGCCGAGGCCGCCCCCGGCATGCTGGGGCCGCTCGCCCCCAGCGCCGACATCACCGTCCTCTGCGAAGACGACTTGGCAGGCTTCCTCGGCGCCTCCGGATCCTGGGACGAGACGCAGCTCGAGCTTCTCGACTCCATTCTCGACTCTTTGTAA